The Centroberyx gerrardi isolate f3 chromosome 13, fCenGer3.hap1.cur.20231027, whole genome shotgun sequence genome contains the following window.
CTGAGCTCTGACCTGTTGGGGTCAAAGGTCCCCGTGTTCCTGGACAGGCCCATGTAGTTCTGCATCTCCAAAGCTCTGTGCTCTTCTTTCTTACTGATGTATCTCCTCTCCAGCTGGTCCTGAGCCTCCATCATGCTCCTCAAGATCTGATGCAGAACacgttttacacacacacacacacacacgcccacaagTACAGATTAACAGATTAATTACATTTCTCCTAAATACTACAATGCACTGGGGAGGCATATTATACAATCCAGATGTTCTGTATCTCCATATCCAGTGCATTGCATATAGGAAATAAACAGTGCTTACCATTTGCTGTTCTGCAGTGCTGACTGACATACTGCTTACACTCAGTTTGAATTCTTCCACCTGAACAGAAGATGTCAACAGATGGTTTTAGACTTCTGTAAATTTAATGGTAGCTTATTAATATTTTGGCATGTCTTCAAAGTTACCTTCTGCATGAACTGGCTGATGATGTCTGTTAGCTCAGTGGTCATCCTTTCCCCATCGCTGGGATCCTGCTGATCAAGCTGGCTGGAGGAAGCTGTGTTCAGCTCCTTAGTGCTGCTCTGGGGGGCTGGTTCCTCTAAGAACCTCCCTgaagtccaaagacatgcaggtcaggggaattgaagactctaaattgcccatagaggtgaatgtgtttgtgtggtattgtatatgatgtagtacatATTGTAGTATATGACATAGTATAtgatgtgtagtatgtatatggtgTAGTAAACAacgtatatgaagtatgtatatgacctagtataggatgtatatgatgtgtatacagtatatgcatatgtatggtatatgatggtatgtaaaggcctttgagacttgactgtgataaagggctatataaataaacaagactagactagactagactgaaaacatataaaaaatgGAGACATGACAATATATAAGTGGATGCTGCTAATCTCTGTGTTGTGAATGATTAAAAATTGCACATAATGCCATAACTGATGACTTTCCAATGTGAAAAACTATAGCATAATGAAAAGTGACTTTGTATAATTACAGGAAAACAATTTTTATGAGATGTGTTTTTGAAAGATGTTATAAAACGCACATAAAATGATGTCAGATGGTTTAGTGTGTCATCTTCTTCCAAAGCCACTTATGTGAAGTGCTCCAAAAGCAAAGATGTTTGTGTAACTAGACTTGTGTCATCCGACCTCATTTGTCTCTATGGAAACCGGTTGCACTTGAATGGGTAATTTGTTGTTAGCAAAGTAAAGTGTCGAACTGTCATAATATCAGATGTCAGACACAGAGACGTACctgatggaggagggggagtaGCCAATGATCCAAAATGGCTCCCCTCAACCAAGTTATCCTGATGATCATCACAGTCTAAATCAAGTAGCAGTTCTGACGGGGCCTGAGCCTGTTAAACGAGATTCATAacattgaataaataaataaataaataaacaaataaataaataactttgtAATTTGGCCAGCCACGTAGGAACTCATTTCAAATTTTTGAGTTCCTACTTGGTTTAGGTCAGAAAATCGAGAAACCACTTCTTACTTACTTTGGTTCCTAGTCTCATTTGATCAATAAGGTTCTCTGCTTCAGCATATTTGGTTAGCAATTTATCATATTCAGCCTAGGAGAAGGATGAGCAATGAGACAAACATTaaaatacagtaggcctatgcCTAAGACAAGAATGTCCAGATTACTTTGTTGCTGTACTAGGAAATGCAAGCAAATGAAACCAAAGGTCATAGGTACTGAGATGCTATAATCGCACCGTAAAGAGCAAATCTTCAAAGTTTGCCACCTGTAGGTGATGCACCAGCGCTGGGGCAGTCTGCTTGTCCTGGTCTTTGAAGACATAGGGCTTCTCTGATGGCTGGACTGAATCCTCCAGTACTCTGCTGATCACCTCTAGAATGCCTGGAGAAGACTGGGCTCTGTGCATGGTGCTGGGGGACTGAGCAACGGGCCTGGCTGGACCACTAGGAGATTTAGGGATTTTTACCTTGGGGGCAACCTTGGAGAAGTCAGGGAGAGGGTAATGGACTTGGCCCTGGCCGTACTTCATCTCGCTGAAGGACCTGGTACGCACCAGTGAGACTCTCTGAGCCTGAGCATCTTCTTTGGCCTTTTCCTGCTCCAGTAAATCTAGAGCAGTGCTTTCCCCACTGTCCTGTTTAGAGTCTGTACTCTTAGAGTTTGATGTAACGCTGTCAGTAGCAGTGGAGGTGACATTATTAGATTTTGTTTCAGCTTCCTCTTCCAGACTTGCTGATATTTCTGAAGCACTGTTACTCTTTTCATCGGTCCTGCTCCCATATTCCTGACTCTGATTATTCTCACTGTCACCAGCGTGGCTCCCAGTGCCGCTACTATAATTCCTAGGCATTTCTGTGTTGCTGAGTCTTGGAGCCCAGCTCACTAGAGTGTCATCCATGCTCTCCAGGAGCGACACCTCCGGCAGGGTCTCTGCTTCGATCAGCCTACCTGAGCACAGCAGCTCTTCCTGGGAGAAGTGTCGCAGCAACAACTGGTTAatgtctggctgtctggctTCATCAACAGGGCTTTTGCATAGAGGGGCTCCCTTACTTGGATTGGAGGCATGAATAAAGCTGTCTTGTTTAGTGTTGACTTCCTCTAGAGACCTAGACGCTGGTTTCATAGCATTACTCTCTACAGAAGCCAAATCTTCTATGATATTATTATCTCTGTCTACTGTTGTTAATTCAGGGCCTTCGGGGTTTCCATGAAGAGTTTCCCCTCCATCAGAGCTCATGTTCCCCTCAGAGCCGGCTGTGTGGTTAAAGTAGCGGCTGCCTAGGTCACCATCATAGGGCAGGTCTTCTTGGTCTTCGTCACTGGTGTCTTGCCCTGGGTCCTCGTACCCGTGGGTTAGGGGCGGCTCCTCGTGCACGGTGTTTGGTCTCTGGGCAGACACTCGCACTATGCTGCTCTTGGTCTTGCCCTCCACcaccctctcactctgactGCTGACACTACTGCAGTCTGAGGATGTGTCATCCAAGGCTGACAGCTCCGCGCTCCCtgcaaatgacaaaacattGAAGCAATATAACTGCCTAACTGAAGTGTCACATAGCTGCCTTTAAACATTCTATTGTTTGACTTTGTGTCCTTTCCCACCCCAACCTGCCATCACCACTAATAACTGACGAAAACACTGTACATTGCTTAAATGTCAACTGTAAACTGTGTTACATCTGTGTTATAACATTGCATAGAATTATTCAGGCCACATGAGGTATAGTTCAGCATAGATACAGCAAGTCAGTCAAAAAACGAAAAACTAAATGTTCAACAGACAAATAGGAATGGTGATGACTGTAGGACTTACCACTGAGATGGATGCTGGCCTCCGAGGCAGCGGACTCTGCCTGGGAGAGATGCACAGCAAACGAACTCTCCAGATCGCTGAGGTGGAGACTTTCATCCTCACTCAGGTCCACAAAGATGCTCTGCTGGATGCACTTTTCCCACAGCACCGCAGACCTGTCCCGTCCCGCAACATCATCGTCCGATTCCTCTGGATCTCCCTCCATGGACACTTTCTCTCTGACAGACAATGCGTGTGGAGGCTCGTCAAGCCTGTCTTGGCCCGTGCAGGAGGATGGAGCACCTGTTCATTCCTTAGCAACGCAGGCTGACGAGCAGACAACACTGGATCAAAATGTGCTGAAGCTGTCAATTATTCAACAATCTATGCATTGTGTGGGCGAAGGTTTGGGTGGTGTGAGTGTGGTAGGtgtttgtatgaatgtgtgcTGTGTATGGATGACagagtttgcgtgtgtgtgcgtgtgcctatGTGCGAGCACATGTGAGTGCATTGTGAAAGCTGATTAACTAGTTCTTCAGCATTACTAGAAAGTGAGATTGCTATGCAGACCATGACCAATGCAATTTCAAAACAATTCCTGTACTGCCATAGCTCAATTCAGTAAACCTGTTCACTTCACAATTCTGCCACAATTTGCAGacataacataaagaaagtttTTAAAATAGCTGAATGTCCAATGACATATATATTGGTAACTTACTCTGTGTAATGATTTGGTCCCTCAGTGATCCCACATCAGGTTTGTACTTGACATCTTTTGGAGTACTTCAGATCCACAGCCTATAGCTCTTGCTCCTGACATCATCTTGCAATTACATTGTTTCTCGCTGTTACGCTACAGTACATGGTTTCACGGGCAGGCTGAGTTTCTGCGGCCTCATCAATAATGTACATCGCAGCGCTGAACGTCTGGTGTCGGACTGGCAGCGTGCAGGCGGAGCCTGGTTGCCTGGTAACCCCGGCGAAGCCTCCTCCAAAGACTGCTGAagacgttagctagctagcaagtagCAGCAAAGACTCCGGGCGAATCAACTTCATACCCTGCTGCTTTTAGTAAGGCTTTTCGGGTGTGATGCTTTTGACTCAGACCAGTTAGATGATCTGATTTCTGCATCATGCCGGCGCAGGTTCACTTTGAACCCTTACCTCCCTCAACTGTCTGTCAGTGAATACACGGTATGCAAATCCCAAGTGCTACATCGGCTGCCTGGAAATAAGTTACTTACTGCAACTCAGTTTGCATGcaaaaaaagttttcaaaatttcaaacgAGGTAAAGTTAGCCGCTGTTTGCTAACTCTTAACTAGTTGGCACTGACAGCTGAATGTTAGCAACACGTCACTCTCTCCATTCTATTCAAATCCTATTGGTCCAATGACAGTTATCTGGGCGTGGCTATCTTTGAATGTAgtcctctgattggctgcttggcTAAAAACAGTGAGTACAGCCGCAGGGTTTCTTCTTACTCATCGAAGTTTAAGAAGTTTCACAATATACTGTGGAAAAGTGTAGGGATAATGTAGTGTTAGGCTGGTTATAATACAGTTTATATCTAGACTTAACCATCAGCTGTCCGTTTTTGGAAATATAACAAGGTTAGTATTCTGCCagaaagcaaagaaaagaagaagagaatcCACCATTGTTCGAACTGGATCGTCTAACGTAAGTTTAgcagctaacaagctaactaacgttagctagatgTGATGCACTGTGCGTTTGTTATCACCCATGCTTTGAACTAACGGCAGTTTGGTTTAGCAGACCATTGACTGAGAAAACTACACATCAGTAAAGTCTTGTGTTAACAATCTCCAACCTCAGTCAAGCAACCTAAACGAAGAGTAAAATCTGTATGAACTGATGTAGAGACCGAGACAGCGATGTGTCCTGGCTGTGACAGTCCAACCATTATGATTAATCACCTTGAGTTCGGATAATCAATAAAGTTACTATTTGTTACGATTATTACTGACGTTAGTACTGATATGTAAGGGCACAATGAGATTCAAATCAATGTGTGTCTGAAAAGTAATTTCTCTTGCATGTTGAACAGAGTAGCCAAATGTTGCAACACCAATTCTTATTCAGATGTACTTTGATGTATTCATGATCATGATACTTTCCCTACAGGCTTCTCAGATTCCCTGTCCCTATATTGAAGAATTACCGGTAAGTATCCTAGTAGTTATTTGTTGTATGTCTTCCTTTTGTTTTGGTGCGGGGTTTGCTGGTGCAATGCTGTAATGCTGAGTGCTGTTTCCATGTTTTGATTTGGTTCTCAGAGGTTGTGGTCATTTCAGTGCATCAATGGGCTGTAGGCACAAAGAAAATAGATCACATCTACTGTGTGTTTAGGATGGCATCATGTCCTGTTTGTGACTGAAAGAGTCAGTGATCACCTCCTGTGAAGCTGTCATTAAAAGACAACCTCTTGTTTCCTTTGACTGCCCTTAGTCATGGATCACTTGTCCCTTTTACACACTTACTCATGCACACTGTAGCTTTGTGACCAGGTCTCTGAGAAACACACCCATTTGGCATACAATACTGGAAAAGGCTGCACCAACACTGGCAGTCGTTGATTGCTGATTATAAACATATGCAGGGATATGTACTGCACAGACTCCCAAAGCCCCGGGCTTTACTCTGGATTATGCCTGTTCACATTCACCTACTGCAGTAGCAGGAATAACAGGCTGAGCAAAAAGACGGTTTAGTTctcatgacattttttttttcaggcagATTGATTAAAACACAAGGACTTAAAATATCAGAGCTTTGTCTATTTCGGTACAGTACATGGATTATTGCGGAATACAAGACTCAGTGGAAATGTACCATCGCAGCAAAGTGTGTCAGATTCTAAAGTCATCTGGGTGTGATCAGCACTTTAGCTACAGCTGGTTTAGCTCTTGACTAATACTGTAGGTCTAGGCAATGCAAAAGTGACACACAACAGATACATGcagaggcacacacagacaaatgtatatgcatgtaaacacacacacactgtatacatacatacacctaTTGGTGTATCATCTAGTAAGCTCTGAAGTGTAAAATGTCCCTTAAGTCCAAATTTTACTGTTTGATGTCTACTGCAGTTTATGCTTCAGCTCAACTTTACAAGCCTTATTCTCAGATGAATGGGAAAGGCTGATATCAACAAGGCCTGATTGAGTTGTTGCATGTTTGTCACAACAAGAATGGTGTTCTAGTGTAGGCTTCGTAGTCttggatttgttgttgttgttgtttggtctTTTGCTTGTCATTTGTGTTTTAAGCTTCAGTGCAACTCTTCTTACAGTATGAGTTCAGTGCTGATGATCTTGGTTTTACCTTTTGATAATACATGTAGATCAGTGGTCTTAATCTGAGGTGCTTTGTGAATACAGGCCCTGGTTAGTTGTTAGGTAGGTAGAACTAGGCCTGCATTCACAAAGTATTGTAAAGTTGGCATACTGATCTGACACCATTTTGACTGGTAACTATTTTTAGAAGCCTGATAATTACAGGCTCATGTTTGTGGTGATAATCTTAGCTGGTCACTCATGCTGTCTGTGATGTGGACAGTGACAAGACTTTTGCAGCCAAACAATATCTCATATAGCTGGCTGATATTTTGTTGATGATTGGAAAATGCTAAGCAAAATGGGGAGACAATGAGAAGTATGTAGATAATTGTATGTGGATAATTCACAATGCCTAATCTATGATCATATCTAAAATGTAATGCAGTTCGACTGCAAAGTTACAGTATGCCTCAACTAAGATGCCCTAAAAATCTATTAGAAAAATTAAAGATTCCTTCTTAAAGTTTTTATGAACGTACAAATGAGAATAGTAGCCTCTGCTTATTTATCACCTCTACATTTTTTAGCTGTTATTTTGTTGAAAGAATCAGCCCAGTTTGCAAATTTCTGGTCTGCTCCATTTCCCACTTTGTGTGTgcgaaggggagggaggggctggGGGGCTAAACTTGGGGGACAAGTGGGTGTGGTTAGAATGACCTCATGTGGGAATGAGGCAATGGTTGGCTCTGGTCTTTCCTTGGTCTATTCTATCTTATCCATGTAGCTTGCTTATCATTGTCCTTGCCTCTGGTGGAAATTACATGCACACTGTGAGTTCCTCTAATTCCTGTTTTTTTGCAAGTGGTGTCTGGACTATTTCACCtctttgttttaatttagtGACCTTCTTCTTCATGAATCATGCAGCAAGTTGTCGGTTGTCGGTTGTTTTCATTGCCTACCTGTGATTTGCATTTGCACACTCTGGAAGTGATCTCTTCCCTGCATCTCTGCTTGCTTAGGCTACATCTCAAGGCATTTGTAGCTCGCTCACCTTGTAAATAGAGCTCACACACCTTCCAACTCTGGATGAATTGAGTCACTGCCTTAGAGTGACAGCTTGCGTGTGATTGACCCCATTCATTCTCACCCCACTCTCTCACTTCCTGCCTGCCCTGCTTGTGTGCGCTGCTGTTTGGTTGGTGTTGCCATGGCATCGTGTGGCCAGAATGAGGCTTCACATTCAGCATCTTGTGTTCTCTTCACAGAGGGCCGCTGAGGAGAGATCGCGGGGCAGTgatgcaaaacatacagtaaacgAACGCAGCCCTACGGACTGACGCTCAAGACTCTGCGGCTGTCTTTCACTCATGGGGTTTTCTTCCCCCTGTCTACATTCAGCAGAGGGACAATCTCAAACTTGACCAAAAAGGGTGACTTTTAGTTCAGTGCTGCTCTTGCCCACCTCGCTTCAGCcaaagaactttttttttatcttgttaaCTGTTGTTTTTAAACGCAACCATTTTTTCTGGATATAAATCGGGAGTTTCCCTCATATTATGCTCTTCAATGGATACCAGTGGTTCAATGGGTAGCATTCGGAAAGAGGAGCAATCCTTTCATGTCCGCTACAGGTAGGCATCTCTCATCTCTCGACTAAAGTATGGTTGTGGAGAAGATGGCATGGCTCTGTTTTccactttttcctttttgtttttccatattAGTTTTAGATGGGACTGTTAATGAAATGATTAGATGATggttaaaagagaaaaagctCTTCTATTTTCATACTTGTTAATGCTTGTTACACAAGAtgaggtacttttccatttgttgtaGCCTAGTTGAGGAAATAATGGCATTATGAGTAATATGGAGTTGAAACTTGAAGCTTAAAGGTAAATTCAAGAGTTCAGAGTGAGTGGGGGTTGCTTTTCACAGCGCTTCCTGTGAGTTTGTTGACTAAAGGCAGGTTAGTGACTTAAATAGGCATCACCCAGCTGTCCCCACTTGCCCAGGTAAAGAGCACTGGCAGCAGGTGTGACCTGCCAAACACAGGAAGACCTGCTCCAGCTATAGCATCAATATTTAACAAGCCCCTGAAAAATTCATCACtgcttgctttgttttgtttttttgacacaCAAGTTTATCCTACTTTTTGGGATGGAGCATACATCTGCTTGGTGGAACTACTAGCAGGGCAATTATTCTCAATGAAGTGAGTCCATTAGATTAATTTACAGTGACCACTTGTGTCTGACATGTCTAATAAAGCTCCTTAACACCAGCCAGCTCGGTAATCTGTGGGGTGTGTGCACTCTACTCCTGTAATCTCAGGTGACCAGGTCAGAAGAAAGAGCTTGAGAGAAAGACAAGCAGATTATCTGAGAAAATGCTGATTCAGGAGGTTCCTTGCTGCCCTGCGGTTGGGGTTAATACCATGACAATATCACAGGCTTCACCTTGAAAGCTTTTACTATATGTGGTGCAAAATGTCTTTGTGACATAAAATGACCAGTGGTTTTGTTACAGGAAAGGAGCGCTATCTTTTGACCTTTATTTAGATTTGATTGAACACCCAACAAGATCCTCATCATCTTCTTTCAGTATAGGCTAGTAAGTTGGGTCTGAGTCCATCTCTCAATGcttcagagacagagaaggagctGCAGCCTGGAAGTTTTCCCCAGTGGAAGCCTCTGTAGATGCCTCTCAGATGTTCcatgtgctgttgttgttgttgtaagaCACGAAAAGCCGGCAGGTAGGCTAGTATTTACCAAAGCTAGAGTGGTGTCGTGTGTTGTTACTTTGTAGTAAACAAAAGGTGGGCTTTTCTAATTTAAGGCCTAAGACTAATGTTTCCATGATCTTTACCAATTATTCAGAACACCATTTTTGACAAAATTATAGGCTAACTGAATGAAGAAACAAGCTACCTTGTTGGGACTGTTATGTTATTTCTATGTCATTTCAGTAGCACACCATACACTGTGTAGCCTATTACTTTGTGTGAAGCAGCCCAGATTAGCCTATGCCTTTGTGGCTCTCTGCGGTCAGTTTTCTTTGAGAGCTTCCAGACAAAACACTGGGTGGGCACAGGAGGAAAGCTTGAAGTAAACAAATTGAATAGACTTTGTGTGAAGCTAATCTCATCCCCAACAAAATAGTGGGTTGGCTTGCTCAAAACCAAAAGTTGGCACGCCTGTAACAATTTTTGCTGTGCACAAATTCACCGCTTAATCTGCTATTAATCCATCTGCAGAAAATCCATCTGCCATTGTGGATACTCCTCTGGCCTGACCTAGGCACACTGCAGCCTAACCTCATTTCCAATGCCATGAGGCTTAGCTACTCTGTGGTCATAAGGAACAACACAAAATATTCAAACAATTTCTGGTACTTAATCTAGCTTAATATGTTTGTAATAAAGAGGGGAATGGTGAACATTAGTGCTCTATAACATTTCTACCCAGTCTAAGCTTGAGTGTACAAGGAGCCCACTTTACTGTCTTGGCCATGCCAAAAGGATGTGAGACCTACCATGATAAACAAACCCAGCTAACTTGGGCCATTGTTCTCTGAAGGTGGAAGGAAGTAGCTAAACAACATTCCCTGTTGAAAGCTCTCCTTAGAAAGAGATTTTGTTCCTTGGTTGTGAGAGGAGTCCAATCAGTTGGCCATAGGTTACAGCCAAagactttctgtttttcttcaacTTCTTCAGCTCTGGTTCTCGGTTTATGCATGTGGATTGTAGTTACTTTGGAACTACTCAACGAGTGAGTAagctgatttttttccccctgaagcTTAGCCAGCGCAAACAGCAGACCAAAGCCTTGTTTGTGCTTGACACTTGAGTGGAATTTTTGTTGTGTAAGCGGTACGTTTCTGTCTGCTGTAGGATGGAGGCGTCCTGCCTGGAGCTGGCCTTGGAAGGTGAGCGGCTCTGTAAGGTGGGCGACTACAGAGCCGGCGTGTCCTTCTTTGAGGCTGCCATCCAGGTGGGCACAGAGGACCTGCAGGTGCTGAGTGCCATCTACAGCCAGCTGGGCAATGCTTACTTCCATCTGCACGACTACGCCAAGGCCCTGGAGTTCCACCACCATGACCTCACCTTGACCAGGTTAGAACTTCACACATCTTGCCCTAACTCTGCGAACAGGTTTGTACTTTCTTTATCCTACTCACTTACTATGTCTTACATAGGACAATTGGCGACCTGCTTGGAGAGGCCAAAGCCAGCGGAAACCTTGGCAACACGTTGAAGGTGCTGGGGCGGTTTGATGAGGCTGTGGTTTGCTGTCAGAGGCACTTGGATATAGCGAGGGACATCAGTGACAAGGTGAGGCAGCAGCATATACAAGCACATTAGTGAATGATGCAGAGAATGGCACTAAACTGTGCTGGTACTTTGTAGATCCTGTAGATTGGGTGGAGTTTCAGGACTTCAGGACATTTTCCCCTGTGTATGTGTTAGGTGGGTCAGGCGAGAGCGCTGTATAACTTCGGGAACGTGTACCACGCCAAGGGCAAAAGTATCTGCTGGAGCGGAGCCGAGCCTGGGGATTTTCCAGAGGAGGTCATGACGGCACTGAGGAAGGCGGCTGAGTACTACGAGTAAGTCACTGTGTGCAGTGCTggttagtgtgtgtgggtgtttcaACAGTAGTAAGCGTGCCTTATACTGAATACACTAATAATAACATGCCTCACCGCGAACTATTCTAATCGGATATCTATATCATAGAAATTAGTTGCTGTCTGACCATTCGGTTTCATCTGGATTTTGCAGGGCGAACTTGGCCATAGTGAAGGAGCTTGGGGACCGGGCTGCCCAGGGCCGAACCTACGGCAACCTTGGCAACACTCACTACTTGTTGGGAAACTTTCGCAATGCTGTGGCTTCGCATGAAC
Protein-coding sequences here:
- the aknad1 gene encoding uncharacterized protein aknad1, which translates into the protein MEGDPEESDDDVAGRDRSAVLWEKCIQQSIFVDLSEDESLHLSDLESSFAVHLSQAESAASEASIHLSGSAELSALDDTSSDCSSVSSQSERVVEGKTKSSIVRVSAQRPNTVHEEPPLTHGYEDPGQDTSDEDQEDLPYDGDLGSRYFNHTAGSEGNMSSDGGETLHGNPEGPELTTVDRDNNIIEDLASVESNAMKPASRSLEEVNTKQDSFIHASNPSKGAPLCKSPVDEARQPDINQLLLRHFSQEELLCSGRLIEAETLPEVSLLESMDDTLVSWAPRLSNTEMPRNYSSGTGSHAGDSENNQSQEYGSRTDEKSNSASEISASLEEEAETKSNNVTSTATDSVTSNSKSTDSKQDSGESTALDLLEQEKAKEDAQAQRVSLVRTRSFSEMKYGQGQVHYPLPDFSKVAPKVKIPKSPSGPARPVAQSPSTMHRAQSSPGILEVISRVLEDSVQPSEKPYVFKDQDKQTAPALVHHLQAEYDKLLTKYAEAENLIDQMRLGTKAQAPSELLLDLDCDDHQDNLVEGSHFGSLATPPPPSGRFLEEPAPQSSTKELNTASSSQLDQQDPSDGERMTTELTDIISQFMQKVEEFKLSVSSMSVSTAEQQMILRSMMEAQDQLERRYISKKEEHRALEMQNYMGLSRNTGTFDPNRLVEGDIFRIGMHLEDIKEMIDRNVCEQLSPPHSSSTPTPTLESLSVKSTPSPPPSQQEEEEEEEASEVHDDGGLEQSSELMTTDSLLNNTGHSSCHPRSSQGSVEGLDITTAEDEEGEEEDGSSITSEGIGRDNILAYLSGTNSSSRLRQWTPESIGTQDSVLTPESECDLGASVSLAVEVSCSSDALKTQSLSESALNSSSISQRIVSPETDSGFGSSYLSQPTTSPFHPKLLTESVPLQNDGLSGSDSEGSCSNLQTAIHSATLTGQRRASPHSSVQTQSCGAGAAVERWVESTTKEPPVRLQESDPDLPTQLHQHLSEPILSITMDTVQRDSHLYSCSCNSEAILALQSEVSRLKKDLEDGLVQLPHLAQRMDYLTSKYRQDRQDRRSKTRPRTHHKPPCNSLVKIEDWISSDMDPSKSKGTDSGDTAGSEVMLQFHSAPVGSRRGSGSLCSGSEVPRKPQGKQRSSRAGDMESVYSKERWSLFSSPPLQKPLLQVNYGSSCSLPASYKVREPPPQSVSHQWKRSTQSDTALLPSNVYFQRTLSPVLAPSKTGSRASRRRGSKEEEMNRTLDRAIETARSMKRTTDRMAKSLSADLAKAQLYRRLHTMQPLGGRNHNAF